One Leishmania infantum JPCM5 genome chromosome 17 DNA window includes the following coding sequences:
- a CDS encoding elongation factor 1-alpha, whose product MGKDKVHMNLVVVGHVDAGKSTATGHLIYKCGGIDKRTIEKFEKEAAEIGKASFKYAWVLDKLKAERERGITIDIALWKFESPKSVFTIIDAPGHRDFIKNMITGTSQADAAILMIDSTHGGFEAGISKDGQTREHALLAFTLGVKQMVVCCNKMDDKTVTYAQSRYDEISKEVGAYLKRVGYNPEKVRFIPISGWQGDNMIERSDNMPWYKGPTLLDALDMLEPPVRPVDKPLRLPLQDVYKIGGIGTVPVGRVETGIMKPGDVVTFAPANVTTEVKSIEMHHEQLAEAQPGDNVGFNVKNVSVKDIRRGNVCGNSKNDPPKEAADFTAQVIVLNHPGQISNGYAPVLDCHTSHIACRFAEIESKIDRRSGKELEKNPKAIKSGDAAIVKMVPQKPMCVEVFNDYAPLGRFAVRDMRQTVAVGIIKGVNKKEGSGGKVTKAAAKAAKK is encoded by the coding sequence ATGGGCAAGGATAAGGTGCACATGAACCTTGTGGTCGTCGGCCATGTCGACGCCGGCAAGTCCACCGCCACTGGCCACTTGATCTACAAGTGCGGTGGCATCGACAAGCGCACGATCGAGAAGTTCGAGAAGGAGGCCGCCGAGATCGGCAAGGCGTCCTTCAAGTACGCGTGGGTGCTCGACAAGCTgaaggcggagcgcgagcgcggcaTCACGATCGACATTGCGCTGTGGAAGTTCGAGTCGCCCAAGTCCGTGTTCACGATCATCGATGCGCCCGGCCACCGCGACTTCATCAAGAACATGATCACGGGCACGTCGCAGGCGGACGCCGCCATCCTGATGATCGACTCGACGCATGGTGGCTTCGAGGCTGGCATCTCGAAGGACGGCCAGACccgcgagcacgcgctgctTGCCTTCACGCTTGGCGTGAAGCAGATGGTGGTGTGCTGCAACAAGATGGACGACAAGACCGTGACGTACGCGCAGTCGCGCTACGATGAGATCAGCAAGGAGGTGGGCGCGTACCTGAAGCGCGTGGGCTACAACCCGGAGAAGGTGCGCTTCATCCCGATCTCGGGCTGGCAGGGCGACAACATGATCGAGAGGTCGGACAACATGCCGTGGTACAAGGGTCCCACGCTGCTGGACGCGCTCGACATGCTGgagccgccggtgcgcccGGTGGacaagccgctgcgcctgcccCTGCAGGACGTGTACAAGATCGGCGGTATCGGGACTGTGCCCGTGGGCCGCGTGGAGACCGGCATCATGAAGCCGGGCGACGTGGTGACGTTCGCGCCCGCCAACGTGACGACTGAGGTGAAGTCGATCGAGATGCAccacgagcagctggcggaggcgcagcccGGCGACAACGTCGGCTTCAACGTGAAGAACGTGTCGGTGAAGGACATCCGCCGTGGCAACGTGTGCGGCAACTCGAAGAACGACCCGccgaaggaggcggccgacTTCACGGCGCAGGTGATCGTGCTGAACCACCCCGGCCAGATCAGCAACGGCTACGCGCCGGTGCTGGACTGCCACACGAGCCACATTGCGTGCCGCTTCGCGGAAATCGAGTCCAAGATCGACCGCCGCTCCggcaaggagctggagaagaacCCCAAGGCGATCAAGTCTGGCGATGCCGCGATCGTGAAGATGGTGCCGCAGAAGCCGATGTGCGTGGAGGTGTTCAACGACTACGCGCCGCTGGGCCGCTTTGCCGTGCGCGACATGCGGCAGACGGTGGCCGTGGGCATCATCAAGGGCGTGAACAAgaaggagggcagcggcggtaagGTGACCAAGGCGGCCGCGAAGGCTGCGAAGAAGTAA
- a CDS encoding elongation factor 1-alpha, producing MGKDKVHMNLVVVGHVDAGKSTATGHLIYKCGGIDKRTIEKFEKEAAEIGKASFKYAWVLDKLKAERERGITIDIALWKFESPKSVFTIIDAPGHRDFIKNMITGTSQADAAILMIDSTHGGFEAGISKDGQTREHALLAFTLGVKQMVVCCNKMDDKTVTYAQSRYDEISKEVGAYLKRVGYNPEKVRFIPISGWQGDNMIERSDNMPWYKGPTLLDALDMLEPPVRPVDKPLRLPLQDVYKIGGIGTVPVGRVETGIMKPGDVVTFAPANVTTEVKSIEMHHEQLAEAQPGDNVGFNVKNVSVKDIRRGNVCGNSKNDPPKEAADFTAQVIVLNHPGQISNGYAPVLDCHTSHIACRFAEIESKIDRRSGKELEKNPKAIKSGDAAIVKMVPQKPMCVEVFNDYAPLGRFAVRDMRQTVAVGIIKGVNKKEGSGGKVTKAAAKAARNKRGVVRRPGPLPPPFSFGFYLRHASRGTSPLFLQTHARPRLSLFLYMRVRVRVS from the coding sequence ATGGGCAAGGATAAGGTGCACATGAACCTTGTGGTCGTCGGCCATGTCGACGCCGGCAAGTCCACCGCCACTGGCCACTTGATCTACAAGTGCGGTGGCATCGACAAGCGCACGATCGAGAAGTTCGAGAAGGAGGCCGCCGAGATCGGCAAGGCGTCCTTCAAGTACGCGTGGGTGCTCGACAAGCTgaaggcggagcgcgagcgcggcaTCACGATCGACATTGCGCTGTGGAAGTTCGAGTCGCCCAAGTCCGTGTTCACGATCATCGATGCGCCCGGCCACCGCGACTTCATCAAGAACATGATCACGGGCACGTCGCAGGCGGACGCCGCCATCCTGATGATCGACTCGACGCATGGTGGCTTCGAGGCTGGCATCTCGAAGGACGGCCAGACccgcgagcacgcgctgctTGCCTTCACGCTTGGCGTGAAGCAGATGGTGGTGTGCTGCAACAAGATGGACGACAAGACCGTGACGTACGCGCAGTCGCGCTACGATGAGATCAGCAAGGAGGTGGGCGCGTACCTGAAGCGCGTGGGCTACAACCCGGAGAAGGTGCGCTTCATCCCGATCTCGGGCTGGCAGGGCGACAACATGATCGAGAGGTCGGACAACATGCCGTGGTACAAGGGTCCCACGCTGCTGGACGCGCTCGACATGCTGgagccgccggtgcgcccGGTGGacaagccgctgcgcctgcccCTGCAGGACGTGTACAAGATCGGCGGTATCGGGACTGTGCCCGTGGGCCGCGTGGAGACCGGCATCATGAAGCCGGGCGACGTGGTGACGTTCGCGCCCGCCAACGTGACGACTGAGGTGAAGTCGATCGAGATGCAccacgagcagctggcggaggcgcagcccGGCGACAACGTCGGCTTCAACGTGAAGAACGTGTCGGTGAAGGACATCCGCCGTGGCAACGTGTGCGGCAACTCGAAGAACGACCCGccgaaggaggcggccgacTTCACGGCGCAGGTGATCGTGCTGAACCACCCCGGCCAGATCAGCAACGGCTACGCGCCGGTGCTGGACTGCCACACGAGCCACATTGCGTGCCGCTTCGCGGAAATCGAGTCCAAGATCGACCGCCGCTCCggcaaggagctggagaagaacCCCAAGGCGATCAAGTCTGGCGATGCCGCGATCGTGAAGATGGTGCCGCAGAAGCCGATGTGCGTGGAGGTGTTCAACGACTACGCGCCGCTGGGCCGCTTTGCCGTGCGCGACATGCGGCAAACGGTGGCCGTGGGCATCATCAAGGGCGTGAACAAgaaggagggcagcggcggtaagGTGACCAAGGCGGCCGCGAAGGCTGCGAGAAATAAGCGTGGGGTGGTTCGCCGCCcgggccccctccctccacccttTTCTTTTGGTTTCTATCTCCGCCACGCGTCCCGCGGgacctctcctcttttcctccaaacccacgcacgcccacgcctctctctctttctatatatgcgtgtgcgcgtgcgtgtctcgtAA